The genomic segment AATGGCGCGTTTCGACGCTCGCTGGATTTGAGGGAGGTACGAAAATCTACCTGAACACCGTCTCCCCCTTTGACATTCGCGACCGCATGGTCAGCCAGTTCTACGCGCTGCGTGACGAAGGAGCCATCTCCCCCAACATTCGCATAGCCACCGAATGCCGCGTTGACCGCAACAGCCTGAAATACAATCCCGTGCTGAGGTGAGTGGCATGGTTAAGGACGCAGCCGACAACACGGTGGATGGTCGTCGGTCCCGGCGAGCTAAAACCGACGACAAACTCGCAGCGACCGTGCGGGAACAGCTCAACGACATCGGCTTTTCCGCCATGACCATCGAAGGCGTGTGTGCGGCCAGCGGCGTGGCCAAAACAACCGTGTACCGCCGGTGGAAATCCAAGGCAGAAATGGTTTTTGAGCTAGTTCTTCATGGAGCTGAGGATGAGTTTCCTGACACAGGATCTTTGGCTGGCGACGTTCGCGCACTGGCCGAGATGACCGTGAATTTCACCGCCAGCGACATGTCCCAGAAAGTCCTTCCTGGGTTTTTGGATGCCGTCGCGGCTGACCCCGAGATGCGTCAACGACTCCGCGATGCCTTTGTCACTCCCACCACCGAGCACATCGCGGCAATAATTGACCGCGCCAGCGCGCGAGCCGAACTCACACCGGACACCGTGGTGGATGTTGCTGTGCTCCACGCCGCGTTGTTGGGTATCCCCTACGCATCCGTGCACATGCTGGGAGAGACTGACACTGAGGTGCTAACTAACCAGTTGGCTGAGCACATGCTGCGCTCGCTGGGAGTCGGCTAAGAGGGCTGCTTATAGGGGTCAGGCAGGCACAGGGGCTTGCACGCCCGAGCAGATATAGCTACGCTACGTAGCGTAACTATTTATGGCCTATGAAAGGACACTCTCAAGCCATGCGCGCAGCACAATTCACCTCCTACAACGGACCGCAGGCACTCCACCTCGGCGACATCACCACACCGAACATCACCCCACGACAAGTCCTCGTCAGGGTTGCCGGGTCAAGCGTCAACCAGATGGACGTTCTGGAACAGGAAGGAAAAATGAAGCTCTTCACCGGACGCTCCTTCCCCATCGGCACCGGCGTGGACTTTGCTGGAACCATCAGCGCTGTCGGGGCGCACGTCAGCGGATATAAGGTTGGCGACCGCGTGTGGGGCTACGTCGGGTTCCGACGCCCCGGCACCAGCCTCGCCGCCGCCGACTACATCGCCGTCTCCCCACATTGCCTCTCCCCAGCGCCCACCACCATTCCCCTGGTCGAAGCAGCCGCCCTCCCTTTGGCTGGACTCGCCGCACTCAAAGGGTTCGCTGGGCTAAAAGCTGGTGAAAAAGTACTGGTAATCGGCGGCAACGGCGGCGTGGGATCAACCGCCATCCAGGTTGCCCTGGCATTGGGTGCCGAGGTTGATGCAGTGACAGGGGCTGAAGAGGGCATCGCAAAGCACGTAGGTGCAGGGCAAACCTTCAGCTATCACATCACCCCACCCAGCTCGATCCCTGGCAGGTACAGCTTCATCTTGGACACCGCAGGCATCAACCTTCTGCCCTACCGTGCGCTTCTGGCACCCGGCGGGCGCTTTACGACGGTCGCGCCCGCCGTGATGGATGTGCTCCGGTCGCTGGTGAGGCGCGGGCCGCGCATTCGGATCGTCTCTGCTGGTGCCAACCCCACAGGGCTAGCGTGGCTGGCGCAGAAAGTTGATTCAGGTGAGATTCGGCCCGTGATCGGCGGCATCTATCCTGCGGAACAAGTACGGGACGCCTACCGTGCCTACAGTGCCGCAGAATCCGCGCACGGAAAACTGGTTATATCGTGGGAGGATTAAGCGGCTGCCGTGGCTGCTTTGCGGGTAATAAATCGCCGATTTTGAATGTGCGGCCAAGTGCCAGGGCACATAAGGCACTCACAATAGTCGCCGCCAGCATTACGACATACGGGTACATCTGCGTCAAATCTGTGCCGGTGGCTTCTATAGAAATATTCACCACAGCATGAATAGCCGTAGCAATCAGGACTCTGTGCGTCCACGAACCTGTCCACAGTGCGGCCATAATGACGTCCAACAACACTGCGGAGGCCACAAACAAAATCACCGGAAGAACGCCTACGTCGAAATACTGAAGGTGGCACAAACCAAAGAACACACCGTTAATAACCACACTTGGCCACGGACCCAACTTCGCCGCCAACGCTCGATACATGATGCCACGGAAACCTACCTCCTCACACCACGAGCCAAATATAAAACCAATACACACGGCCACAACTGCTATAGGTTTAGGCCAGTCATGGACAACAAACGGGGTATAGCCAGGTGTGGCGAGGAGTACTAGCGTGAGGACATACACAAGGGACGATAACGCGGTGGCGATCCAGGCCTTTTTGGTTAAAGCTGTGGTGGCTCGGGGCGCATCTGGTGGAAACCACGACGGCACACTGAGTTTACATAAGGCTGCTGCAGCAAACGGGCCAACCATGACCAGCGGCAAGACCTGAAATGGAATGTTGGTGAACGGCTGAACAGCCCCCAGCAACAAGGTAATCGGAGCCATAATCACAGCCCACAAAAGTGCGAGTGCGTAGGGTTTGGGGTTACGAGGTTCCTTCTGATCGTACGTTTCTTGCCAATCGCGCCCT from the Corynebacterium durum genome contains:
- a CDS encoding TetR/AcrR family transcriptional regulator, which produces MVKDAADNTVDGRRSRRAKTDDKLAATVREQLNDIGFSAMTIEGVCAASGVAKTTVYRRWKSKAEMVFELVLHGAEDEFPDTGSLAGDVRALAEMTVNFTASDMSQKVLPGFLDAVAADPEMRQRLRDAFVTPTTEHIAAIIDRASARAELTPDTVVDVAVLHAALLGIPYASVHMLGETDTEVLTNQLAEHMLRSLGVG
- a CDS encoding NAD(P)-dependent alcohol dehydrogenase gives rise to the protein MRAAQFTSYNGPQALHLGDITTPNITPRQVLVRVAGSSVNQMDVLEQEGKMKLFTGRSFPIGTGVDFAGTISAVGAHVSGYKVGDRVWGYVGFRRPGTSLAAADYIAVSPHCLSPAPTTIPLVEAAALPLAGLAALKGFAGLKAGEKVLVIGGNGGVGSTAIQVALALGAEVDAVTGAEEGIAKHVGAGQTFSYHITPPSSIPGRYSFILDTAGINLLPYRALLAPGGRFTTVAPAVMDVLRSLVRRGPRIRIVSAGANPTGLAWLAQKVDSGEIRPVIGGIYPAEQVRDAYRAYSAAESAHGKLVISWED
- a CDS encoding CPBP family intramembrane glutamic endopeptidase, producing MASGRDWQETYDQKEPRNPKPYALALLWAVIMAPITLLLGAVQPFTNIPFQVLPLVMVGPFAAAALCKLSVPSWFPPDAPRATTALTKKAWIATALSSLVYVLTLVLLATPGYTPFVVHDWPKPIAVVAVCIGFIFGSWCEEVGFRGIMYRALAAKLGPWPSVVINGVFFGLCHLQYFDVGVLPVILFVASAVLLDVIMAALWTGSWTHRVLIATAIHAVVNISIEATGTDLTQMYPYVVMLAATIVSALCALALGRTFKIGDLLPAKQPRQPLNPPTI